A single genomic interval of Acidobacteriota bacterium harbors:
- the ilvD gene encoding dihydroxy-acid dehydratase, giving the protein MNQGKRNSAAITEGPSRAPARAMLKAVGFTDEDLRRPIIGVANTWTEIGPCNYHLRELAAGVKRGVREAGGTPMEFNTVSISDGITMGAEGMRTSLVSREVIADSIELVARGNHFDGLVVLVGCDKTIPGAVMAVARLNLPSVVLYGGSIAPGSFRGKNVTIQDVFEAVGAHSRGKLADSDLKEIEDKACPGAGACGGQFTANTMAMVCEFLGIAAMGSGGVPATHPSKMRQAEAIGCLVMELVAGQRLPKQILTRAAFENAVASVAATGGSTNAVLHLLAIAHTSDVPFVIDDFERISSRVPLIADLKPGGRFVATDLFEAGGTLLVAQRLAAAGLLHSDALTVTGKSIGEEAKNAVETPDQEVVRPADNPLKPTGGLVILKGNLAPEGCVLKVAGHDFQHHAGPARVFDSEELAFAAVQSGRIKTGDVIVIRYEGPKGGPGMREMLAVTAALVGAGLGDSVALLTDGRFSGATHGLMAGHVAPEAMNGGPIAAVREGDVIVFDLKKRELRVDVSNSELKQRLASWKPPQPRYGTGVMAKYANQVSSASRGAVTI; this is encoded by the coding sequence ATGAACCAGGGGAAACGAAACAGCGCGGCGATTACCGAAGGACCAAGCCGGGCTCCTGCGCGCGCCATGCTCAAGGCAGTGGGATTCACAGACGAAGACCTTCGTCGTCCCATTATTGGCGTTGCGAATACCTGGACGGAAATTGGTCCGTGCAACTATCATCTGCGTGAGCTTGCCGCTGGGGTTAAGCGCGGGGTACGTGAAGCCGGCGGGACTCCGATGGAGTTCAATACCGTCTCCATCTCCGACGGTATCACCATGGGCGCAGAGGGCATGCGTACCTCTCTTGTGAGCCGTGAGGTTATCGCCGACTCGATTGAACTGGTAGCGCGCGGGAATCACTTCGACGGCCTCGTGGTCCTGGTCGGCTGCGACAAGACCATTCCGGGCGCGGTAATGGCGGTCGCGAGACTGAATCTTCCATCAGTCGTTCTGTATGGTGGTTCCATCGCTCCAGGATCTTTTCGCGGCAAGAACGTCACCATTCAGGATGTCTTTGAGGCGGTCGGCGCTCACAGCCGCGGCAAGCTGGCGGATTCGGATCTGAAGGAAATCGAGGACAAGGCTTGTCCTGGCGCCGGCGCGTGTGGCGGTCAATTCACCGCAAACACGATGGCCATGGTCTGCGAGTTTCTTGGAATCGCAGCGATGGGGAGCGGAGGCGTTCCCGCGACTCATCCATCGAAGATGCGCCAGGCGGAGGCAATAGGCTGTCTCGTTATGGAACTCGTGGCCGGGCAACGTCTGCCGAAGCAGATTCTTACCCGCGCAGCCTTCGAGAACGCCGTCGCCAGCGTTGCAGCCACCGGCGGCTCCACGAATGCTGTTCTTCACCTGCTCGCGATTGCCCATACCTCAGATGTTCCGTTTGTAATCGATGACTTTGAACGCATCAGTTCTCGCGTTCCACTTATTGCAGACCTCAAGCCAGGTGGCAGGTTCGTAGCTACTGATCTGTTTGAAGCAGGAGGAACTCTGCTTGTCGCTCAACGGCTGGCGGCAGCCGGCCTGCTACATTCCGACGCGCTAACGGTTACAGGCAAGTCGATCGGAGAAGAGGCGAAGAACGCGGTCGAAACCCCCGACCAGGAAGTAGTGCGTCCCGCAGACAATCCGCTCAAACCGACTGGCGGGCTCGTGATTCTGAAAGGGAATCTCGCCCCGGAAGGCTGTGTGCTGAAAGTCGCAGGTCACGATTTTCAACATCACGCAGGACCAGCACGCGTCTTCGACAGCGAAGAGCTGGCGTTCGCTGCTGTGCAGAGCGGCCGGATCAAGACGGGCGATGTAATCGTGATTCGCTACGAAGGACCGAAGGGCGGTCCGGGTATGCGCGAGATGCTCGCCGTTACCGCAGCACTTGTGGGGGCAGGGCTCGGCGATTCGGTCGCGTTACTCACCGATGGACGATTCTCCGGCGCCACTCATGGGCTGATGGCTGGCCATGTCGCTCCCGAAGCTATGAATGGCGGACCCATAGCCGCAGTGCGTGAAGGCGATGTGATCGTATTCGATCTGAAGAAGCGCGAGTTGCGCGTGGATGTTTCCAATTCGGAATTGAAACAGCGGCTCGCATCCTGGAAGCCGCCTCAGCCCCGATATGGAACTGGGGTTATGGCGAAGTACGCAAACCAGGTATCGTCGGCCTCGCGCGGCGCGGTCACGATTTAG
- a CDS encoding glutamate synthase large subunit, giving the protein MSDKAADVQQGLYDPRFEHDSCGAGFITRVSAVPSFEVLQMGLEALSRLAHRGAIAADGRSGDGAGITACLPQELFRAFLRECGLRIGGTQPLAAGMIFANLDELAVSDEILRSALEQEQLSLLCWRDVPVNEEALGATALASMPVIRQALITPLVAMQINELEARLYRARKIFERANLNSYIASLSAKTIVYKALCTGAHLREFYLDLQDANFETAFVVFHQRYATNTHPSWWLAQPFRLLAHNGEINTIGANRTWMKARENQLPPHCLPMLREGGSDSCHLDETAEMLVRGGRDVLHSIAMLVVPAWQAHPAFQDLAGFYREHASMMEPWDGPAALAFTDGRYVGAALDRNGLRPMRYAITNDNVVVAGSEVGLFDLDDQCVCVKGRLGPGQMLAIDLEEHSVLEAEGIKQHLLKQSPKRNSRLLSVPAVSARIEPIANERLQSLFGFTREDLKLVISPMAREGKEAVWSMGDDTPISALARVPRSSYSYFRQRFAQVTNPPIDPLREDLMMSLRTLLGRRPSCCDDDESVATLLNFASPVLSESELQGIRVQPLVKATELQCTSPALASLEQSLDELCRKAERAVAEGTELLILSDRNASPGDLPIPMALAVGAVHHCLIKASLRMSCDLVADSGDVWDVHHAAVLIGYGAGAMCPWLALRSCESPQKLLEALANGLKKVMSKLGISDVASYRGGQFFQTIGFDERIAQKCFTGTPNLLGKISFETIQQELIRRAQLDDRHEAELNILQDYGSIRYRKSDHADQHGWAPPVVRAMQTAVGVARGKSELTSSETAWNGFLNQTDSLKPHNLRDLLEFAPGTTPMSIEEIEPAAKIARRFVTSAMSLGSISPEAHRTLSQAMNLLGGKSNTGEGGEDPEIYRIQPDANNKVKQVASGRFGVTAEYLVQAEELEIKIAQGSKPGEGGQLPAAKVTELIARLRHAQLGMSLISPPPHHDIYSIEDLAQLIHDLKQVNPKARVGVKLVSEAGIGTVASGVAKAYADYIVVSGHAGGTGASPLSSIKHAGAPWELGLAETQQTLMLNGLRSRVRLRVDGGLRTAHDVVVAALLGAEEFAFGTAALVAIGCDMARQCHLDTCPAGIATQRPELRAKFRGKPEHVVAYFMRLAEDVRRLLAELGLRSISEAVGRCDLLQQVSTDGRLDLSRLLFRSEGDAPRCMTPRNDRPSDHEPFGLGLSAEIAATVRRGQSFDREFQIGNQNRSAGTAIAGELMRQFGARGLNSSEVRLLFRGAAGQSFGAFCVEGMELTLEGEANDYVGKGLSGGAIILKPRGAAVTASNENVILGNVALYGATSGRLFAAGRAGERFGVRNSGAVAVVEGLGDHGCEYMTGGCVVVLGDIGCNFAAGMTGGKAYIFDPANLTETRVNTESVEVGIPSYQQLHQLEMLVRVHALLTESAWAQQLLATWLECSRLFRFIAPRQTAKAAWIAPNVLAIPELGPPAFPQA; this is encoded by the coding sequence ATTTCTGATAAGGCGGCAGATGTGCAGCAAGGCTTGTACGATCCCCGGTTTGAACACGACTCCTGCGGTGCAGGTTTCATTACGCGAGTCTCCGCCGTGCCCTCCTTCGAAGTGCTCCAGATGGGATTGGAAGCTCTCTCGCGTCTAGCGCATCGAGGCGCGATTGCAGCCGATGGACGGAGTGGAGACGGAGCCGGCATTACCGCATGCCTGCCGCAAGAATTGTTTAGGGCGTTTCTACGCGAATGCGGTTTGCGAATCGGCGGTACTCAACCCCTTGCTGCGGGAATGATCTTTGCCAATCTGGACGAACTTGCCGTTAGCGACGAGATTCTCCGTTCCGCTTTGGAACAGGAGCAACTGAGTTTGCTCTGCTGGCGTGACGTGCCGGTCAATGAAGAAGCGCTTGGAGCGACCGCGCTCGCTTCTATGCCTGTCATCCGACAGGCCCTGATCACTCCGCTGGTTGCGATGCAGATTAACGAGCTGGAAGCCCGGTTATATCGTGCGCGCAAGATATTCGAACGAGCAAACCTAAATTCCTACATCGCCTCACTGTCGGCTAAGACGATTGTCTACAAGGCACTCTGTACGGGAGCCCACCTACGCGAGTTCTATCTCGACCTACAGGATGCTAATTTTGAGACCGCCTTCGTAGTTTTCCATCAGCGTTACGCGACCAATACACATCCTTCGTGGTGGCTGGCGCAGCCATTTCGCCTGCTCGCTCACAACGGAGAGATCAATACTATCGGCGCCAATCGCACTTGGATGAAGGCGCGCGAAAATCAACTTCCACCGCACTGCCTGCCGATGCTGCGGGAAGGCGGCTCGGATTCCTGTCACTTGGACGAAACTGCCGAAATGTTAGTGCGAGGCGGACGCGACGTGCTGCACAGCATCGCGATGCTGGTTGTGCCTGCATGGCAGGCCCATCCTGCGTTTCAGGATCTCGCTGGCTTCTATCGCGAGCATGCTTCGATGATGGAACCATGGGATGGTCCTGCAGCCTTGGCGTTTACCGACGGTCGCTATGTTGGCGCCGCCCTTGATCGGAATGGCCTTCGTCCGATGCGCTACGCCATCACGAATGACAATGTGGTCGTTGCTGGATCAGAAGTCGGTCTGTTTGACTTGGACGATCAATGCGTCTGCGTGAAAGGCCGTCTTGGTCCGGGGCAGATGCTGGCAATTGATCTGGAAGAGCACTCGGTTCTCGAAGCGGAGGGAATCAAGCAGCATCTTCTGAAGCAAAGCCCAAAGCGGAACTCACGGTTGTTGAGTGTGCCGGCGGTCTCAGCACGGATTGAGCCGATTGCGAACGAGCGCTTGCAATCCTTATTCGGCTTTACGCGCGAAGATCTCAAGCTGGTCATCAGCCCCATGGCGCGCGAGGGTAAAGAAGCGGTCTGGTCTATGGGCGACGACACGCCGATTTCTGCTCTCGCGCGTGTTCCCAGATCGTCTTATAGCTACTTTCGACAGCGGTTCGCACAAGTCACTAACCCGCCGATTGATCCATTGCGGGAAGACCTGATGATGTCTCTTCGCACCCTGCTAGGCCGCAGGCCATCGTGCTGCGACGATGATGAATCAGTTGCGACGCTGTTGAACTTTGCCTCGCCGGTGCTTAGTGAGTCTGAACTTCAGGGCATTCGCGTTCAGCCGCTCGTCAAGGCCACTGAGCTGCAATGCACGTCCCCGGCGCTCGCCAGTTTGGAGCAGTCCCTCGACGAACTTTGCCGTAAGGCAGAGCGTGCGGTGGCGGAAGGCACTGAATTACTCATTCTGTCTGATCGGAATGCAAGTCCGGGAGATCTGCCGATTCCGATGGCGCTTGCTGTCGGTGCCGTGCACCATTGCCTGATTAAGGCCAGCCTACGCATGAGTTGCGACTTGGTTGCTGACAGCGGCGATGTTTGGGACGTTCATCACGCGGCCGTGCTGATCGGTTATGGCGCCGGAGCGATGTGTCCATGGCTGGCGCTTCGGAGCTGCGAGTCTCCGCAGAAATTGCTGGAAGCGTTAGCCAACGGCTTGAAGAAGGTGATGTCCAAATTGGGCATTTCCGATGTAGCGAGTTATCGCGGTGGACAGTTCTTTCAAACCATCGGTTTCGATGAGCGGATCGCGCAAAAATGCTTCACAGGCACTCCGAACCTGCTGGGCAAGATCAGTTTCGAGACAATTCAGCAGGAGCTTATCCGCCGCGCTCAGCTAGACGACAGGCACGAGGCCGAACTCAACATCCTGCAGGATTACGGCTCAATCCGGTATCGCAAATCCGACCACGCCGACCAGCACGGATGGGCTCCGCCAGTCGTGCGCGCGATGCAGACCGCCGTAGGCGTAGCTCGCGGCAAATCGGAACTTACGTCAAGCGAAACCGCGTGGAACGGCTTCCTGAATCAGACTGATTCGCTTAAGCCCCACAATCTTCGCGATCTGCTCGAGTTCGCTCCTGGGACTACTCCGATGTCGATTGAGGAGATCGAACCAGCAGCTAAAATCGCGCGCCGCTTCGTCACGAGCGCGATGTCTCTGGGTTCGATCAGTCCCGAAGCGCATCGCACTTTGTCTCAGGCAATGAACCTGCTCGGAGGCAAGTCAAATACGGGCGAAGGCGGGGAGGATCCGGAGATTTATCGCATCCAGCCCGACGCGAACAACAAGGTCAAGCAAGTGGCATCAGGCCGCTTTGGAGTCACCGCCGAGTACCTGGTGCAGGCTGAAGAACTGGAGATCAAGATCGCCCAAGGTTCGAAGCCCGGAGAAGGGGGACAGCTTCCTGCCGCCAAGGTGACTGAACTCATCGCCCGATTGCGCCATGCACAACTGGGAATGTCGTTGATCAGCCCTCCCCCACATCACGACATTTACAGCATCGAGGACCTGGCCCAGCTGATTCACGACCTGAAGCAAGTGAATCCCAAGGCTCGCGTCGGCGTGAAGCTGGTGTCTGAAGCGGGCATCGGAACTGTAGCTTCCGGCGTTGCTAAGGCCTATGCCGATTACATAGTGGTTTCAGGACATGCCGGAGGAACTGGCGCATCACCGCTGAGCAGCATCAAGCACGCAGGCGCGCCCTGGGAACTCGGACTGGCCGAGACGCAGCAGACGCTGATGCTCAATGGACTGCGCAGTCGCGTCCGTTTGCGAGTCGATGGTGGCTTGCGCACGGCGCACGATGTTGTAGTCGCCGCTCTCCTTGGAGCAGAGGAGTTCGCTTTTGGCACTGCAGCCTTGGTGGCAATCGGATGCGACATGGCGCGCCAGTGTCATCTTGATACTTGTCCGGCCGGGATTGCCACGCAGCGACCTGAACTGCGCGCCAAATTCCGCGGCAAGCCGGAGCATGTGGTCGCCTACTTCATGCGCCTTGCTGAAGACGTGCGGCGACTGCTCGCGGAGCTCGGCCTGCGCTCTATTTCCGAAGCGGTCGGCAGGTGCGACCTGCTGCAACAGGTCTCGACTGACGGGAGGCTCGATCTCTCGCGGTTGCTCTTCCGGAGCGAGGGCGATGCGCCCCGGTGCATGACGCCTCGAAATGACCGTCCGTCCGATCACGAGCCGTTCGGACTAGGTCTGAGCGCCGAGATCGCCGCCACTGTTCGCCGTGGCCAAAGCTTTGATCGCGAATTCCAGATTGGGAATCAGAACCGCTCAGCCGGTACTGCGATTGCCGGAGAGCTGATGCGTCAGTTCGGCGCGCGAGGGCTAAACAGCAGCGAAGTTCGTCTCTTATTCCGAGGTGCCGCTGGTCAGTCCTTCGGCGCGTTTTGCGTTGAGGGAATGGAACTCACACTTGAAGGCGAGGCAAACGATTACGTTGGCAAAGGGCTTTCCGGTGGCGCAATCATTCTTAAGCCTCGGGGAGCGGCGGTGACCGCCTCCAACGAGAACGTGATCCTCGGCAACGTGGCTCTGTACGGCGCTACCTCTGGACGCCTATTCGCCGCAGGACGTGCGGGAGAGCGTTTTGGGGTTCGGAACTCCGGTGCCGTCGCAGTCGTGGAAGGACTCGGAGACCACGGCTGCGAATACATGACCGGCGGCTGCGTCGTCGTGCTTGGCGACATCGGATGCAATTTCGCCGCTGGAATGACAGGCGGAAAGGCCTATATCTTCGACCCCGCGAATCTCACAGAAACTCGGGTGAACACGGAGTCGGTCGAAGTAGGCATTCCCTCCTACCAGCAGCTTCATCAATTGGAGATGCTGGTGCGTGTCCA